The Mastomys coucha isolate ucsf_1 unplaced genomic scaffold, UCSF_Mcou_1 pScaffold3, whole genome shotgun sequence DNA window CAATTGCAAGCCTTTATTCCAGCTGGCTAGAACTATGTTCAAGTGTTTGGGACTTAAGCTTATTCAGAGCAtgtcttttaaagagaaaaactatATCCTGGTATCTCACTTTGCATTGGCAGAGGTAGGTTTGCACAAACAAGCAGTTTAAGAGAAGCTACAATAAGTTAGCTGGGGCATCTTGGCCTTGGGTCCTACAGTAGAGTGGGATAAATTCCCACTGGATTCTCCATTAAagagatcaaattctagttaaacctaAAACAGactcagcaagaatacaagatggaggaaacTCTGCAGTGTCTTGCCCTGTCAACCATTATTTTTCAACTTCTAAGGCATATTATAGGAAGTAAATTGGTTGTGAAATAACTTCAGTGAAGACACAAAACGCAGCGCACACATTGTGAAACCTTTAAAATGCTTGAGAACCTAAGCTGATAATGTTTTAAGTGAGTGATGAGAGCTACAGCCTCCTTTAAACTCACTAAGAAGAATCTCAAGCCTTCGGTGTCCCACACACTGATATCCCTGCAGTATAAGCCTACACCTCGAGCTCTCCAGACCCCATGCATTGTGTTTATCTGCACCAGGGAAAATGTGGGATCAAagcccccaaaataaataattaaataaataaattttgatgaCTGTCAGTGATTATTATAGTTTCATCTCTGTTATAATGAAACATGAAACCAAGAGTGTTCAGGGAAGGGGTCTTCGTCTGTGTTTCATTGTTGTGAATAGACATTGAGGCCGCGgcaacacacataaaagaaaacatttcattgctgcttgcttacagtttcagaaatttagtccattctcatcaagcGTGCATGTAGATATGCTACCAAAGAAGTAGccaataggggctggagagatggctcagtggttaagagcactgactgctcttccgaaggtcctgagttcaaatcccagcaaccacatggtggctcacaaccatccctaacgagatctgacgccctcttctggggtgtctgaagacagctacagtgtacttacataaaataaataaacctttaaaataaaaaaaaaaatttaaaaaaagaagtagctgATAATTCTACATCTGAATCTGCAGGCAACATGAACAGAGAGAGCAGTTGGgcttggcttgggcttctgaaaccttaaagcccacccacaatgacacacttcatccaacaagactataccttctaatcctttcaaatagtgccactccataaGCGTTACGAACTTATGGGAGCTATTAATATTAAAACCACTACAGAAGGTAAAGTTTTCTTTCCTAAATTATAATCCATCATTAAGAGAAATCAGGTCAAGAACTCAAGatggagcttgaagcagaaacatAGAGCGATACTGGCTCTTGCACGCACTCATTCTTCGcaagctttcttatacagctcaggtCCACAGGCCCAGGGAATGGGTTCGCCCACATTGGGCTGTACCTTCCTCTACAAATTATCAACCAAGACCCCACACACATGTCCATTGGCCAATCTGATGGGCAATCTCTCAATTAGGCTCCTCTTCTCAAGTGAACCTAGGTAATGCTTAGTTGACAGTGAATGCTAACCAGTACAGTGGTCTATGAGTGGATTTTATACAACAACTTTTAGGTTAGTTTACAGATTTGAggactttgaatttcaaaagtgTTGTTTCCTGAATCTCTTGATCAATTTGCCTTTGGTGTTGGGAAATATCCCCTTTTCTTTAACAATGTGACAGAGGAGTGAGCTGAAAGTTATTATATCTACAGACTATTAAGTGAAATAGAATTTGGttttgtgatggtttgcatatgcttggcccagggagtggcactattaggaggtgtggccttgttgaagtaggtgtgtcactgtgggtgtgggcttaagaccttcatcctagctgcctggaagtcagtattctgctggcagccttcagatgaaagtatagaactttcagctcctccttcaccatgcctgcctggatgctgccatgttcccaccttaatgataatggactgaacctctgaaccataaaccagccccaattaaaggttaTCCTtctgagagttgccttggtcatggtgtctgttcaccagcagtaaaaccctaacactAAGACAGACTTGAAGAAAAATGAGATCCAActacctttaaaattttaagaagtaGAAATATCTATTAATGTTTCTATAAATATACATGAGACCTGCTAGTGCAGCCCTTGATCTCTTATACCACTGTGATGTTATTTCCTACTCCCACCCAcacaccttttctttctctaatgtTTTGGAAATTAATACCAACAGGCTGTGTTTTCACCTACTCACAATGCACCCTTAATGCAGCAGGCCAGAGTCAATGCCTTCAAAGCAAGAGTCAGGAACTCTTGCCAGCAGGAGAGATGGTGGCTGTTAGAGACATGGAATGAACACATAATTAAAGTTCtactttgtaattttaaagaGAGTAGATCCTCTAGTCCCAGAAACCTTAGCTAGGTAATCTTATTTTGACACTGATAATTGTACATCAAAATGtctaattttgtatttctttcttatatattaaAGTGCATGGTGAGTAGTTAAGAGAGGCAGCTCAATGCTGAGGAGCACTTGTTCTcatccagaggaccagagttgggTTCCCCACACAACCAACACTGGTTCcttacaactacctataactccagctgcagagaaCCTGGCACCTTCTTCTGTCATCTGCAGACATTCACATGCAcctacatgaacacatgcacacacacatacacacacaattataaaatattttaaagtacacTGAGTATCTATCTCTAGGAtagaaatcagaaattcaaaaatGCTCCAAAATCTTCAACTGTCATGACACCACCAAGGGGAAATTCCATCCCTGACCTTAACATGGCAGATTAAATTCTAGTGCAAGTGCgttaaattatttcacaaaattacCCTCAAGTACGTGAGAAAGGTACTTGTGAAGCATAAAGCAATTTTGGGTTTGGATTATATTTCTAAGATACCTTGTTATGTACGTATATATCCTAAAATCtaatacatttcttttgggtaagAAGTATTGAACCTGACCAGGAGTATTGAACCTGACCTATAGCAACCAGGTAATGGTACGGTTGTAGTGAACTATATAAATTAAAGGACATTtccttacattttatatttttaccttAAATTCACTTATAAAAACTTAATGAAATCACAGGGTTGCAGttttcttgaagaaaactgaGCTGAAATGCTGATTTCCAAGAGAACATTAAGAGAAACACTGACATTTGTCATTCTCAGTGTTATTTCCTAGTCACAAGAACTTAGCCATACAACTTTGATCCTTGGCTTACTCCACCAGTAGATAAATAATATCATTCCCTGCCTTGCTAGAGCTGAGAAAATGACTCAAGAgcattttacaaataataaatttctgtaacgtttgtgtgtgtgtatatatagcaaATGCAAATTAGCTATATAAAGGTATTTGTTTTTGATCTGTTAGCTCTGTTCTAATTACCTGTTCTACCCATGCCCAGGAAAAAAAAGTGGAATTGGAACACTTTCATGGATTCTCTGCATATGCTTCATTTTACCATGAAGACTTAGTTCAAGTGTAGCAAGGTGTTTGGAGGTTGGTGCTAAGAGTGGAAGAGAAAATCAActtttttctaattgtttttgCTACAAAACTTTGATAAATGGCACTGTTATTCTGTGGCACTGGATTATATTTACCTTTTGTCACATGTTgaagcttttttttcctttatactgtttttaatagcAAAAGATCATTTTTGTAGTCTTGCTCACTATAACCAACTTCCTTAGGTCTGACCAGATGAACTTATTAATTCCAAGTTCTTCATTGTAGTCTCAAAAATGTGGCATCTCCATATTTTTTTTGGATCACCCAGTTATCTTATGAATGGTATCATACAAGATTCAAGACttttttccagcttttctttATGTTGTAAGAAAGGCTGCCGTATGAAAAACTCTAGTAGACAGTTTCAAGATAGATTGATGGCATTAAAAATGACAACCAgctttttttatgtttgtatattttttattccAATGTGGTTTGCATTCCAAAGGAAATCACAAGGTATATTCCCACTTCTAAAAAAAAgtattgtaaaattattttttaaaaatggaaaacagggTAAATTTGCATATCAAAATCCCATGAGTTGCTTGGAGTAACACTtcttaaattataattttctgcCTCCACACCGAAGACAAACTTATAATCAATGACCAGTGCTTCAGTAGCTGGCTAACTCTGGGACTCCAGGAAACCAAGTTGTCAAAAGTCCCATCATCTCTTCTATGCCTTTTCATAACAGCGAACAGCAACAACATCCCCAAAGGTAAGAGTCTGAAACAGTCCAAAGAGAATTGAATCTTTTTACCTAGAACCCTTCACGGCTgaatttttaaattgtcatttcTATGACTTAAATATTAGGCCAAAGAATGAGAACATATATAAGCATTAAATGTTGCATATATTCTTTGTTTCCTAACCAAACAAAAGGATGCTCATGTTTAATGAGTAAAAGCATGCTCACATTATTCaaattcatgaaaatgaaaaggaagtagAAACTGAGTTGGGAACTacgtttttaaaaattccttttctgtTAAATTGTTAAGGGAACTAGAACAAATTGGATCCAAAAAAAGGCACATGGTGTCACTGTGGCCTCAACCATCTGCTTTGAAAGGGATCCTGATTCTTTTCATAGGTTTTCATAACAGTTTTCTATCCATAATCTTGATGGATATCTTTAGAAAACACAAACGTTTGAGCTCACGGTATCACGAATAACTTGTTCtaagatcagcaaagacatgtGTTTCACATATGCAGTGTTCTCTCTACTTTGGCTGTCATGTTTATTTAGCTCATGTGAATATAACCTAGGTGATTAAGTGGCAGTGGCATTGAATTTTGACTCTTATGCTCTGAAGGTGAAGATTTACTACAAAATCACCTGAAAGCATTAAGGTGTGTACCCAAGGCATTCAAGCATTGGTATGATCCTGAGAATTCAGTATGCTTTTGCTGTAATCTTCATTTCAGAACTCAGTTTTGCCTGGTCACAGTCAGAATTTCTAAAGATGAGTTTTCTCTGGCTTTGgataaacaacaaagaaatcaaggatactcataaaaaaataacttcaggATAATTGTTAGAAATGAACTCTTTTCTTTGTTGATAATTCAAGAAAAATCTCTGCTCTCCAACATTCTACATGTGAGAAGTGTATTGCAGTTCAGAATAGTTCTGACTGTAATATTAAAGAAGTGGGCAATCTATTCTGTACTAGCAGCAAGAAAGGCACTAGAAAATCTTAGCAGGAGTTTGTAAAGGAAGCCCAGACAGCACCAAGAGCAATAAGCAAACATCCACATCGCtatcatataaataatatttctatttttaaaatggtctCTACAGGTCTAGATCAAGGCCTAACATTTACTATCATGAaggaaattatttataaaattatttttctatcttaTGATATTTACACACCTAGCTGTCACTGGACATATGTTGAAAACTTAGctgtttcattaaaataaaaacaactgtaaGGAAGTAATATCTAATAGAACTAGTAAAAATTGAAGTTTCACCTTTTGTTAAAATCATTTGTACTGAgctcttaaaaactaaaatataaaatgtttaaaatgcctTAATTATAGTCTCTCATAAGTAACTTATCTGATATTCAGTTACTCTATGTTTTCCTATTAGTTTACTTCATGTATTTTCCTAATTAATAGCTTACTTTTAAGTTCCAATTGAAGGCTGGAGATTCATAGCAATCCCATGACCACAGTTCTTGACACACACTTTTGGGGTAAATtgatgtaaaattttaaaactctacAGGGGCCAACCTGAGGCAACAACTAGTTCTGAATTTTTCATTCCTCCTGTTTTACACATTGTTAAgggatggtgaaaggcaagtgtATCGAAGATGGAAATAAAGGTGTGGGGGAGGGACAAAAGTGGGGAGCTAAAGAAGAGAAGTCCAGAAGGAGTGAGAAAGAAAGGTAGCTAGAagggaagcagggacagaaaATACAGACTCCTTAGGACTTACCACGACCATCTTGCCATCCTTAATTTCTCTGACACAATTTGTTTCTTTGCCATCCCACTTCTGCACATGAATGAGCTTGTCTCCATCCAACCGAACTACAGACTGAGAGCAACAACCGAGTAAAGGGGGTTAACGGGCAGAAGTCCGCTCCTCACAGAAGTCAAACGACAGTGCTATAGGAGAGGGCCATTACTGTGTACACCACTCATAATTATTCTAGCAGCACTTCATCCTCTGTCACTTTCAAGAGTCTCTGTTTTCCAAACTGCGGCCACTCATGATTCAGCTGCCGTGTATACAGCCAGCGGCAAAAACGACatagatcagaaataaaaaacaaaacaaaacaaaacagaactactCACTCTGCTTGTTTAGGCAAAGCTTTGTTGTGAGATGGACTAGTTGGTCAAGCTGAGATGATCAGAAAGAAGGACCAAGGCGTGGCCTTTCTTTCAAATAAACACGGTTTAATACTCTCTAGGTAAAAGTTgctattaaaatgtgaaaaaatgtCCTAAAAAAGAATACCCTGCAAGTTTGGCTATGGAAATTACTCAGTGTCTGGGGTACAACTAGTGAACCCTGGAGTGTTAACTCTGGTTCCTTCTCCCTGCAGGGGAGGAATCCTCATCCCTCTTCCCATGCCCAGCAGATAAAGCTGCCTCTTACCTTACAGTTCCTGTCATCTATGCTGGTCTCTTCAAACTCTTCTCCCAGCTGGAAACTGATCTCTGTGTTCTTGAATGTGCATTGCGTCCGGATCACCACTTTGCTGCCTTCCTGACTGATAATCACCGTTGGTTTAGTCACGTTTCCCACTTGCCTAGTGGCAAAGCCCACGCCTGAAACAGCAAAGGGAGCCGGCGCGGTTAACAGCAACTTCCAAAATAGTTTCATAaagcagagatctgcttgccactCTAAGAATCCAGAATTGGATTCTAAAGTGTAGTTTCCGTTCAAACCTGATTAATAGTTAATCCACTAGCCATGGACGAGGTGAGCACAAATAGGGACCCCCTCATTCCCCTCTCCTAAAGTTACAGAAACTTCCACGGACTATCAAGTGGTCCCGTTATTCGATCCTGGGCACGAAGGCAGGAAAATACCACAGTTAAGAATGTATTTAAATGGGCTATACACAGTCTAGTTTAATTAACACAATGTGCTCAGCCTGTGTCTCAGAAACCTGGAAAGTAAAAACAGGGGTTTCCAAGGATCAAAATACAGAGTTCAAAGAGAACAGGACGTCTTATTTTTACCTACCCAGAGCCTTCATGTACTCATCAAAATTCTGACTGTCTGTCAGCTTCCAGGTTGCACAGAAAGGATCTACCATCCTTGCCCTCCTAGTCAGCCGAAAATAGGTAGGAGCTGGAGGAACTCGGGTCTTACCCACCACTGTAATTCACAAAAATCCTTTGCACCTCAGCAGAAGCCCCTGCCTTCTTATTGGGGAAAAAAGCGGGCAAAAAGCCAATCGTTTGAATGGCTAACTTGTCTCTTTCCAGTAGGCTGCCgcggggggaggggctgggctgATGGCCCCAATCCTCCTGATTTGCTCAGGCCACTGGGTTAGCGGAGTAGGTCAAGATCCTCCCAGTTCACACACCACAATCCTGAACATTCCCTANNNNNNNNNNTAGAGGGGGTTTTTCAGGTtcagcaggggaaaaaaaatggcaactGCAGTCTCAAACTGggaggacagaaaaggaaagaataataGGGCATTCAGATTGGCTTCCTTAAGGAAAGCATGCTGCTGGTTACTAATGACAGCCTCCTTAAAGCTCCCACTGAAATGCCcgatttccccccccccccccgactaaAGGAGTCTGAAGGATGTATTTTCgttttctcttatatttaaacTGAGAGCAAAATGCAGCCTAGAATATGCCAAACTGGGAAAAAGATACAGAGTGTGGGTGGAAAAGATACTTCGTAGATGAACTCTGTTTGAAACCTACTCAGAGTAtcaatgagacagacagacagacagtttaGCTAGGGAGCCAGCTCTCAACGCAAACACGGTGGGTTTACCCTTCGTTCTTCCTAAGAATGTTAAGAACCAGACCAGGATGGGAAAAGAACCTTAAAAATGTGTAGTTAAGATTCATTAATGAATCAAAGAGATTCATTAATGAGAAACAAAGAGGGGAGTCTTTTCCTTCGCGTCGGGCTACAGAATCGATGTGGAAAAGCTGGACAGACAACCAGTTAGTAAAGATCTTAAAGGACATTTGGGTTTCCTAAGATCACATCTACCTAAATCTGAGGCTTGCATAAGCAGGGAGACAGGAACTGGAGGGGTGGTGGGAATGTCCCTACGAACATCCTTATAGAGCTTGCCTATAGTTTGTGCCAGCTCAGCATACAAGGATGACAGAATAGCTGGAAGGTTctaacagaggagttagagggGTCTGTGAATTTCCTCTTCACCTCGTGAGTCTCCCTGCTCTATAAATGTATGTATCCAATAAAAGGACATTTTCCCAggctcagagggagagagagagccaggagtCTGACAAGGCAAGCCCTGCTCTTCCCACAGCCCAGCTTGAGTCTCAGCTCAGGATGAATGCATTCCATTCTGCAATACATGTGGAAGACAAGGGCTCAGAACACTTTTTAGCCTACTGCTATGCTAGCTGGGTGGCAGTGCAACCTGTTTATCAAATTTTCCTTCAAGTCTGCTCTACATAGGTGAATAGTTCCACCAACTTGTGGAACCTACCGCAACCTTACCAATGGTTTCTAGTGGTTTACTTTCACAAATGAAACTTGATGGAGACTTAGCTCATTTTGCTTGCCCAGTATTTAGCAGTCATCCCCCGAAACCCCCACCAGCCCAACACACAATCCATTTCAATGTAAGCAAGTTCTGGCTTTGCCTGATTCTTTAGCAACAGATACCACACTGTTCTCAAAATATCTCCTGGAAACAAGCAACCTTTCAAATACAAATTTGCATTCCCCTCACTactaaggacactgaacatttttttatgtgcttttctgtattttgtgtATTGTTCCTGCAgtgattatttaaatattttcctcctTTAAAGGAGGGGGTTTTCCCCTTTCTGTTGTGCTATAGCTATTCTGTGCATAGTTAAGCTATTTGGTAGATAGGtgtttttgcaaaaaaaaaaaaaaaatcctttttatttttctttgttttcttggttagAACAAAAATTTCATTAATACACCAAAATTTATTATACATGCATCTTAAGAATGTATAAATTGAATTTAGTTAATGGTACCACAGTATAGTTAGTTGTTTCAAATTTCTTAATCTGATCTTGACTTCTTACATAAACCTTTATTTAAATCCTTCTTGCTCTCAAGTTGAAGATAGAAACTTGAAGTATCATCTAAGCCATCCCTGCCCCTGATATTTGAAGGAAGTAGGGCAGGTGTTAAACACCTCAGCTTAGCGTgctaaaatatttgtctttatccATTTATCCTCTCTGTTTTTCAGACAAACAATATGACAGGAAGGGCTTATTCTAACTGAAAGTGCATATGCATATAATTCCTTTATATAGAATTATAATTCTATACATTTTACAATTCCTTTCATAGGAAACATTTTGTAGATTTCATATTGATATACAGAGGAAAATATTGCTCTGTAGATATGTAGAGTAGAACTTTTGGAAGACCCAATCTATTTTGTGACTACCTAAACCAACACACCTGAGCAAATTCTAATTACTCACTATATAATATACacttaataaaatatacacagaatACTTACTGCTTTAAACAAGAGCATAATTGACTCTGCATTGAAACAGTTCTAGAGCAGAAACTGTATTTGCTGTGCTAAGATAAATTCAACTAATATTTTTCCCCAAATTCCCTTAAACCTTGGAGTACTGTATGACTCTGTTGAGGATGTAATAATTTACATGCATCATAATATCAAGAAGGAAAGGTGAtagactgactgactgagctTTCTCCTAGCGCTAATCTCTGTACATATTAACTA harbors:
- the Fabp7 gene encoding fatty acid-binding protein, brain — protein: MVDPFCATWKLTDSQNFDEYMKALGVGFATRQVGNVTKPTVIISQEGSKVVIRTQCTFKNTEISFQLGEEFEETSIDDRNCKSVVRLDGDKLIHVQKWDGKETNCVREIKDGKMVVTLTFGDVVAVRCYEKA